The Methanobacterium lacus genome includes a region encoding these proteins:
- a CDS encoding NifB/NifX family molybdenum-iron cluster-binding protein, with translation MPLRVAVASSDGKFINQHFGHAEQFLIFDIDDEGNYEYIELRKNEPTCSGGNHTAGSMKNAVGVLDGVKVVLVAQIGPGASQNLLLSGIQSFSVPSYIDEALEKLGSSYAQKLKASKSSSDQDTKNQGDEF, from the coding sequence ATGCCGTTAAGAGTAGCAGTTGCGAGTAGTGATGGTAAATTTATTAACCAACACTTTGGACATGCAGAACAATTTTTAATATTTGATATCGATGATGAAGGAAATTACGAGTACATTGAACTCCGGAAAAATGAACCCACATGCTCTGGTGGTAACCACACAGCAGGATCAATGAAAAATGCTGTGGGTGTATTAGATGGTGTTAAAGTTGTGCTTGTAGCTCAAATTGGGCCTGGAGCATCACAAAATTTACTTTTAAGTGGAATTCAATCATTTTCTGTACCGTCCTACATTGATGAAGCACTAGAAAAGCTGGGTTCAAGTTATGCTCAGAAGCTAAAGGCTTCAAAATCAAGCTCTGATCAAGATACAAAAAATCAAGGGGATGAATTTTGA